In the genome of Oncorhynchus clarkii lewisi isolate Uvic-CL-2024 chromosome 4, UVic_Ocla_1.0, whole genome shotgun sequence, one region contains:
- the LOC139407104 gene encoding LOW QUALITY PROTEIN: solute carrier family 22 member 2-like (The sequence of the model RefSeq protein was modified relative to this genomic sequence to represent the inferred CDS: inserted 2 bases in 1 codon), translating into MYSYTFDDILEEAGKFGRSQKRIFALLCMVSMPWAGVYVGIVFQGFTPEHWCRDSGVSQIRKSCGWNLMDTRKITVPVVNTSGVLVHSQCEQYELDWNATGLTCDNPESDLTDALRSKAPMTSCKEGWEYDYKGRQSFVTEFDLVCADAWVVDMYQATLNVGFFIGSIAIGYLADRFGRKASFLVSNLLNGIFGILVAWSPNWVSMLVFRALYGFGVKGGWVAGYVLITELVGVEYRRTVGVVYQMFFSVXLILPLISYFITDWRWLQVVITAPYILFLSYYWFIPESPRWLLSQHNAKKAVEITEAIAKENKKTLSKNIETMRDDNADTSTASFMDLIRTPKMRKHTFILSFNWFTSAVVYQGLIMRLGILGGNVYIDFLISGLVEFPAAFLILFTIDRIGRRLPFATANIVAGAACFITAMIPETMFWFKTAVACIGRLGITMAFEMVVFVNTELYPTFVRNLDVSVCSTLCDIGGIVAPFLLYRLAAIWLELPLIVVGALAFLAGALVLLLPETRGVPLPDTIDDIEFPEKCEEKALRSKELRRKEMIMLLPTATMTNKEPETV; encoded by the exons ATGTACTCATACACTTTTGATGACATCCTAGAGGAGGCGGGCAAGTTCGGCCGATCGCAGAAGCGTATCTTTGCCCTGCTATGCATGGTCTCCATGCCATGGGCCGGTGTCTACGTAGGTATTGTATTCCAAGGGTTCACCCCAGAGCACTGGTGCAGAGACTCAGGGGTGAGTCAGATCCGGAAGAGCTGTGGCTGGAACCTGATGGACACTAGAAAGATCACGGTCCCGGtggtcaacacctcaggagtgTTGGTCCACAGCCAGTGTGAGCAGTATGAACTGGACTGGAATGCTACGGGTCTGACATGTGACAACCCAGAGTCTGACCTCACTGACGCCCTCCGCAGCAAAGCTCCCATGACCTCCTGCAAGGAAGGATGGGAGTATGACTACAAGGGGAGACAGTCCTTTGTGACAGAG TTTGACCTGGTGTGTGCTGATGCCTGGGTGGTGGACATGTACCAGGCTACACTCAACGTGGGCTTCTTCATAGGGAGCATAGCCATTGGATACCTAGCTGACAG ATTTGGCAGAAAGGCGAGCTTCTTGGTGTCCAACCTCTTGAATGGGATTTTTGGAATTCTTGTGGCATGGTCTCCAAATTGGGTATCCATGCTGGTCTTCCGAGCATTATATGGCTTCGGTGTCAAGGGAGGCTGGGTGGCTGGATATGTTCTGA tcACTGAGCTGGTAGGAGTAGAGTACAGGAGGACTGTGGGAGTCGTCTACCAGATGTTCTTCAGTGT TCTCATCCTGCCCCTCATCTCCTACTTCATCACAGACTGGCGCTGGTTGCAGGTGGTCATCACTGCACCTTATATCCTCTTCCTGTCCTACTACTG GTTTATCCCGGAGTCTCCAAGATGGCTTCTCTCTCAGCACAATGCAAAGAAAGCTGTGGAGATCACTGAGGCAATAGCGAAAGAAAACAAGAAAACCCTCTCCAAGAACATTGAG ACGATGAGAGACGACAATGCCGATACCTCAACCGCCTCGTTCATGGACCTAATCAGAACTCCAAAAATGAGAAAACACACCTTCATTCTTAGTTTCAACTG GTTCACTAGTGCTGTCGTCTACCAGGGTCTTATCATGCGTCTAGGAATCCTGGGAGGAAATGTCTACATTGACTTTCTCATCTCTGGTCTGGTGGAATTCCCTGCTGCCTTCCTCATCCTCTTTACCATCGATCGTATCGGACGGCGTCTTCCCTTTGCCACAGCCAACATTGTAGCTGGAGCAGCCTGCTTCATTACTGCCATGATCCCTGAGA CCATGTTCTGGTTCAAAACAGCGGTGGCCTGCATAGGCCGGTTGGGCATCACCATGGCTTTTGAGATGGTGGTGTTTGTGAACACTGAATTGTACCCTACGTTTGTCAG GAACctggatgtgtctgtgtgctccACTCTGTGTGACATCGGAGGCATCGTGGCCCCGTTCCTTCTCTACAGACTGGCTGCCATCTGGCTGGAGCTGCCACTCATCGTCGTTG GGGCCCTTGCGTTTCTGGCTGGAGCTTTGGTCTTGCTATTGCCTGAGACCAGAGGTGTGCCACTTCCTGACACCATCGATGACATTGAGTTTCCAGAAAA ATGCGAAGAAAAAGCTCTGAGGAGTAAAGAGCTGAGGAGGAAAGAGATGATAATGCTCTTACCCACCGCCACGATGACCAACAAAGAACCCGAGACTGTCTGA